One window of Caldisericia bacterium genomic DNA carries:
- the rsmG gene encoding 16S rRNA (guanine(527)-N(7))-methyltransferase RsmG has protein sequence MELWEKWFKDSLSQLNLNIDDDKFEKFKTYLDLIIFYNKKFNLTGEKTKEDIAIKQFVDSLIPIVYENENKKNFKKIVDIGTGAGIPGIPIKIYFEDITLYLIESNKKRCSFLNELIRTLSLKNVFLLEGRAEEIIKKEGLRDILREKFDSVFSRWVLKIPGIFELVAPYVTLQGKIFLWKGVDEIELIMKNTPFLQELGVDIENIFKYELPYYRSERVLLVLKKIRITPEKYPRSFKRIRSL, from the coding sequence ATGGAACTTTGGGAGAAGTGGTTTAAAGATTCACTCTCTCAATTAAATTTAAATATTGATGATGATAAATTTGAAAAATTTAAAACTTATCTTGATTTAATTATTTTTTACAATAAAAAGTTTAATTTAACAGGAGAAAAAACAAAAGAAGATATTGCAATTAAGCAATTTGTTGACTCTTTAATTCCAATAGTTTATGAAAATGAAAATAAGAAGAACTTTAAAAAAATTGTTGATATAGGTACTGGTGCAGGAATTCCAGGAATTCCAATTAAAATATATTTTGAAGATATTACTCTATATTTAATTGAATCAAATAAAAAAAGATGTTCTTTTTTAAACGAATTAATTAGAACTCTTTCATTAAAAAATGTTTTTTTGCTAGAAGGAAGAGCAGAAGAAATAATTAAAAAAGAGGGATTAAGGGATATTTTAAGGGAAAAATTTGATTCTGTATTTTCAAGATGGGTTTTAAAGATTCCTGGAATATTTGAGTTAGTAGCTCCTTATGTTACCCTTCAAGGAAAAATTTTCTTGTGGAAAGGAGTAGATGAGATCGAATTAATTATGAAAAACACCCCATTTTTACAAGAATTAGGAGTTGATATTGAGAATATTTTTAAATATGAACTTCCATATTATAGAAGTGAAAGAGTTCTACTTGTTTTAAAAAAAATAAGAATAACTCCTGAAAAATATCCAAGAAGTTTTAAAAGAATAAGAAGTTTATAA
- a CDS encoding DMT family transporter: MNKNYLPSILFLAALWGSDFMFIKIGVSSIPPSIFTSFRFLIATITLFIYLKIKKENVKLDLKTYIFISFISLIDVYLPQILISTGEKYVASGITSLILSSSPIFTFIFAHIFLKDEKFNFIKLFFIMLGFSGVLIIFLKEIIHSDKFVFIGLILIILASLFYGLGVILLKKISLKYSVLLSCFYLVFISFLFSLPYSFSTKVTLDQIKISSILSLFYVGIVLQSFAYTFFLNSIRKFGASKTSFVGYLVPVFSVIYGVIFLNESININTLIGGAIIILSVYFIDKIK, encoded by the coding sequence ATGAATAAAAATTATTTACCTTCTATTTTATTTCTAGCAGCACTTTGGGGAAGTGATTTTATGTTTATAAAAATTGGAGTTTCTTCTATTCCACCTTCAATTTTTACATCCTTTAGATTTTTAATTGCGACAATAACTCTTTTTATTTATTTAAAAATTAAAAAAGAAAATGTTAAATTAGATTTGAAAACTTATATTTTTATCTCTTTTATATCATTAATTGATGTTTATCTTCCACAAATTTTAATATCAACAGGTGAAAAATATGTAGCAAGTGGAATTACTTCTCTTATTTTATCTTCATCCCCAATATTTACTTTTATTTTTGCTCATATTTTCCTAAAAGATGAAAAATTTAATTTTATTAAACTTTTTTTTATTATGCTTGGATTTTCTGGTGTTTTAATTATATTCTTAAAAGAAATAATTCACAGTGACAAATTTGTTTTTATAGGATTAATTTTAATTATTCTTGCATCTTTATTTTATGGCCTTGGAGTTATTCTTTTAAAGAAAATTAGTTTAAAATATTCAGTCCTTTTATCATGTTTTTATCTTGTATTTATTAGTTTTTTATTTTCATTGCCTTATTCTTTTTCAACAAAAGTCACTTTAGACCAAATAAAAATTTCTTCTATTTTATCTCTTTTTTATGTTGGAATAGTTTTACAATCTTTTGCTTATACTTTCTTTTTAAATTCAATAAGAAAATTTGGTGCATCAAAAACATCTTTTGTTGGTTATTTAGTTCCGGTGTTTAGTGTTATTTATGGAGTAATTTTTTTAAATGAATCAATAAATATAAACACTTTAATTGGTGGTGCAATTATTATATTATCGGTTTATTTTATTGATAAAATAAAATAA
- the pxpB gene encoding 5-oxoprolinase subunit PxpB: protein MSQVEIKILGEDGILVRFEERIDININLKVQKLKEFLLNKDIKGIKELIPSYRSLFILYDPFKISFSELKEEILKFKYKKEFFFIKRKKIFEIPAYFGSDFGVDLPYVARYHNLSEEEVIKILHNKIYYVYMYGFLPGFIYLGGLPKILHTPRLESPRVSIPKGSIGIGGEQLGIYGVRSPGGFRIVGLTYFSLIDISNDIKSFIKEGDFIRFKKISKDDFLKNYKEEIRFI from the coding sequence ATGAGTCAAGTTGAAATAAAGATACTTGGTGAAGATGGAATTTTAGTAAGATTTGAAGAGAGAATTGATATAAATATAAATTTAAAAGTTCAAAAATTAAAAGAGTTTTTATTGAATAAGGATATTAAAGGAATAAAAGAGTTAATTCCATCATATAGATCACTTTTTATTTTATATGATCCATTTAAAATATCATTTTCAGAACTAAAAGAGGAAATTTTAAAATTTAAATATAAAAAGGAGTTTTTCTTTATAAAAAGAAAAAAGATTTTTGAAATTCCAGCATATTTTGGAAGTGATTTTGGGGTTGATTTACCTTATGTTGCAAGGTATCACAATTTGAGCGAGGAGGAAGTTATAAAAATTTTGCATAATAAAATTTATTATGTTTATATGTATGGATTTTTACCAGGATTTATCTATTTAGGAGGTTTACCAAAAATTTTACACACACCAAGATTAGAATCTCCAAGAGTTTCTATTCCAAAAGGAAGTATTGGAATTGGGGGAGAACAACTTGGAATTTATGGAGTAAGATCACCTGGTGGGTTTAGAATTGTTGGATTAACTTATTTTAGTTTAATTGATATAAGTAATGACATAAAGAGTTTTATAAAAGAAGGAGATTTTATAAGATTCAAAAAAATTTCAAAGGATGATTTTTTAAAAAATTATAAAGAAGAGATTAGATTTATATGA
- a CDS encoding biotin-dependent carboxyltransferase family protein yields the protein MIKVLDEGFYTTVQDLGREGFLRFGITTSGAMDDYSFRIGNIFLNNPLNSPQIEITLKGPTLEFLCDKIIFLIGGEIDAYLNDEKIENLKPYFVKSGSILKLDSIKKGFRTYLIIQGGIQIEEFLGSASFDRFLHKGIKLKRGDTLKVSNRLDLTVLKKEFPKEFKLDFEKEEIKFILGPDEERLELGEIEKFMKNYYIVSEKSDRVAIRLEGDELKFKKGKETIISEGVNLGTIQIPQNGKPIILMKDRPTTGGYVKMGNVIRSDIPILAQKRFGEKIKFKKVSLEEATSLYIQMEKIIENFKILNQKIKKYFIIFKNKKFIAKVEEIYDEKDFNKY from the coding sequence ATGATAAAAGTTTTAGATGAAGGTTTTTATACAACAGTTCAAGATTTAGGTAGGGAGGGTTTTTTAAGATTCGGGATAACAACATCTGGTGCTATGGATGATTATTCTTTCAGAATAGGAAATATTTTTCTTAATAATCCATTAAACTCTCCTCAAATTGAAATAACTCTTAAAGGTCCTACTCTTGAATTTTTATGTGACAAAATAATTTTTTTAATTGGTGGAGAAATTGATGCTTATTTAAATGATGAAAAAATTGAAAATTTAAAACCATATTTTGTAAAAAGTGGTTCAATTTTAAAACTTGATAGTATTAAAAAAGGTTTTAGAACATATCTTATTATTCAAGGAGGAATTCAAATTGAAGAATTTTTAGGAAGTGCTTCATTTGATAGATTTTTACATAAAGGAATTAAATTAAAAAGAGGTGATACTTTAAAAGTTTCTAATCGTTTAGATTTAACTGTTTTAAAAAAAGAATTTCCAAAAGAATTTAAATTAGATTTTGAAAAAGAAGAGATAAAATTTATTTTAGGTCCAGATGAAGAGAGATTAGAATTGGGAGAGATTGAAAAATTTATGAAGAATTATTACATAGTATCAGAAAAATCAGATAGAGTAGCAATAAGATTGGAAGGTGATGAGTTAAAATTTAAAAAAGGAAAAGAAACAATTATTTCTGAAGGAGTAAATTTAGGAACAATTCAAATTCCACAGAATGGAAAACCGATAATTTTAATGAAAGATAGACCAACAACAGGAGGATATGTAAAAATGGGCAATGTTATAAGAAGTGATATTCCTATTTTAGCCCAAAAAAGATTTGGCGAAAAAATTAAGTTTAAAAAAGTTTCTTTAGAAGAAGCGACATCTTTGTATATTCAAATGGAGAAAATCATTGAAAATTTTAAAATTTTAAATCAAAAAATAAAAAAGTATTTTATTATATTTAAAAATAAAAAATTTATAGCAAAAGTTGAGGAGATTTATGATGAAAAAGATTTTAATAAATATTGA
- a CDS encoding 5-oxoprolinase subunit PxpA: MKKILINIDCGESFGIYKKDEEELIKNADLINVACGFHAGDPDTIRETIKIAKKYDVLVGAHPSYPDLVGFGRRSIKMTPQEIENIILYQIGALYSFLKAESLNLNHVKPHGALFNDSVKEEKIAEAIGKAISLFDKNLYLIGLSTSKQIEVWEMMDLKVLNEVYIDRAYNDDGTLIPRSEPNSVITDLNLIEDRLKNILDSQEIITINKRRVKLKIDTICVHSDTPNSIEILKLLRKYL, encoded by the coding sequence ATGAAAAAGATTTTAATAAATATTGATTGTGGAGAAAGTTTTGGTATTTATAAGAAAGATGAAGAAGAATTAATAAAAAATGCTGATCTTATAAATGTTGCTTGTGGTTTTCATGCAGGAGACCCAGACACAATAAGAGAAACAATTAAAATTGCTAAAAAGTATGATGTTTTAGTTGGTGCTCATCCATCTTATCCTGATCTTGTTGGTTTTGGGAGAAGAAGCATAAAGATGACTCCGCAAGAGATTGAAAATATTATTCTTTATCAAATTGGTGCTCTCTACTCTTTTTTAAAGGCTGAGAGTTTAAATTTGAATCATGTTAAACCGCATGGAGCACTCTTTAATGATTCAGTTAAAGAAGAGAAAATAGCAGAAGCAATTGGTAAAGCCATTTCTCTTTTTGATAAAAACTTATATTTAATTGGTTTATCTACTTCAAAGCAAATAGAAGTTTGGGAGATGATGGATCTTAAAGTTTTAAATGAAGTCTATATTGATAGAGCATATAATGATGACGGAACACTTATTCCAAGAAGCGAGCCAAATTCAGTTATAACAGACCTTAATTTAATAGAAGATAGATTAAAAAATATATTAGATTCACAAGAAATTATTACAATCAACAAAAGAAGAGTTAAACTTAAAATTGACACAATTTGTGTTCACTCAGATACACCAAATTCTATTGAGATTTTAAAGTTATTAAGAAAATATTTATGA
- a CDS encoding class I SAM-dependent methyltransferase, with the protein MVNKRSKILIEGFFARYYTFLLNFITFGFYQKLVKSAINLMDLKSGDKIIDFGCGPGLNDILILKRINFNGKVVGLDISDDMLIQAKKREKKFKNFEVIKLRIDEDLPFKEEFDHVFISFVLHGFENYDKEKILRNANKVLRKGGYLNVLDYSEFNLERANFLIKIFFNKIECELAKEFIKLDFSKFVENFGFKVLNEYILGSGYIRLLVAEKLS; encoded by the coding sequence ATGGTAAACAAAAGAAGTAAAATTTTAATTGAGGGTTTCTTTGCAAGGTATTATACATTTTTATTAAATTTCATTACTTTTGGATTCTATCAAAAATTAGTGAAAAGCGCTATCAATTTAATGGATTTAAAAAGTGGTGATAAAATAATTGATTTTGGATGTGGACCAGGATTAAACGATATATTAATTTTAAAGAGAATAAATTTTAATGGAAAGGTTGTTGGTTTAGATATATCAGATGATATGTTAATTCAAGCAAAGAAAAGAGAGAAGAAATTTAAGAATTTTGAAGTAATTAAATTAAGAATTGATGAAGATCTTCCATTCAAAGAAGAGTTTGATCATGTTTTTATTTCATTTGTCCTTCATGGTTTTGAGAACTATGATAAAGAAAAAATTTTAAGAAATGCTAATAAAGTTTTAAGAAAAGGGGGATATTTAAATGTTCTTGATTATTCAGAATTTAATTTAGAAAGAGCAAATTTTTTAATAAAAATATTCTTTAATAAAATTGAATGTGAACTTGCAAAGGAGTTTATAAAATTAGATTTTTCAAAGTTTGTTGAAAATTTTGGATTTAAAGTTTTAAATGAATATATTTTAGGAAGTGGATATATAAGATTATTGGTTGCTGAAAAACTATCATAA
- a CDS encoding endonuclease MutS2: MDLHSLNKLEYFKIIEILKGYTYTSMGRDLISNLLPSNDPQVIEKSLTEVEEAKRFLENEGNLPFSSFEEIDDVLKKAKVRSILNGKELNRLKIDLILFNEIKDEIERKKEKYLNLFNLAKEIKKDTKVFYEIDRCIDEEGEVKDDASPELKSIRRRIKDLRERIVQKLEDLFSLSVYRNMIAEQIVTVRNGRYVIPIKKEFLNYFPSVVQDTSGSGRTIFVEPQFIVPKNNELIELIGKEEEEIKRILTDLTVIVYENFEMIEKNLCTLGKLDFIFAKAHYALDLKSTKPTIINEKRIKIVNGRHPLLKGEVVPISLEIGKDYRILIITGPNTGGKTVTLKTIGLFQALTQSGIHVPSDDYETYIFDNIFADIGEEQSIEQSLSTFSSHMKQIVNILNNATCESLILLDELGAGTDPEEGASLAQAITEYIYNLGSICAIATHYPRLKEYAYKTQGVENCSVGFDIETLKPTYKLFIGVPGESHALTIASSLGLKEEIINKARELLGEEHITKEFIINKMKTDQTAIEKDREIIEEEKKKIIKEREELELLLQELELKRKEYSILAKKEMQKILEETKKKMEEILESLPKERKEVLEKKKELEKEIEKINEEIEEEELGKEFVPFEEIEEGDLVFIDKFGKQGIVLKKDSEDKKVVIQIGTMRVVLPYTEITKKLNGNFEIDKEKKEGEVLISQGEMPPMKIELHGKTVDEALSKLDKYLDSVALTSYPFIYIYHGVGSGILKRAIHEFLKNHPHVERFTLDPENVGVTIVFLK; the protein is encoded by the coding sequence ATGGATTTACATAGTTTAAATAAACTTGAATATTTTAAAATTATTGAGATATTAAAAGGATATACCTACACCTCAATGGGTAGGGATTTGATTTCTAATCTTTTACCCTCAAATGATCCTCAAGTCATTGAAAAGAGTTTAACTGAAGTTGAAGAGGCAAAAAGGTTTCTTGAAAATGAAGGAAATTTACCCTTCTCTTCTTTTGAAGAAATTGATGATGTTTTGAAAAAAGCAAAAGTTAGGTCAATTTTGAATGGAAAAGAGTTAAATAGATTAAAAATTGATTTAATTTTGTTTAATGAAATTAAAGATGAAATTGAGAGAAAAAAAGAAAAATATTTGAATCTTTTCAATTTAGCAAAAGAGATTAAAAAGGATACAAAGGTTTTTTATGAAATAGATAGATGCATTGATGAAGAAGGCGAAGTAAAAGATGATGCATCACCTGAACTCAAATCAATAAGAAGAAGAATTAAAGATTTAAGAGAAAGAATTGTTCAAAAATTAGAGGATCTTTTTTCACTATCTGTGTATAGAAACATGATAGCAGAACAAATTGTAACTGTAAGAAATGGAAGATATGTAATCCCAATAAAAAAGGAATTTTTAAACTATTTCCCATCAGTTGTACAAGACACATCTGGCTCTGGAAGGACAATTTTTGTTGAACCACAATTTATTGTCCCTAAAAATAATGAATTAATTGAGTTAATTGGAAAAGAAGAAGAGGAGATAAAAAGAATACTTACAGATCTTACAGTTATTGTTTATGAAAATTTTGAAATGATTGAAAAAAATCTTTGCACTTTAGGTAAACTTGATTTTATTTTTGCTAAAGCTCATTATGCATTGGATTTGAAATCTACAAAACCTACTATTATAAATGAAAAAAGGATAAAAATTGTTAATGGAAGACATCCTCTTTTAAAAGGAGAAGTTGTTCCAATTTCTCTTGAAATTGGAAAAGATTATAGAATTTTAATTATAACAGGACCAAATACGGGTGGAAAAACAGTAACTTTAAAAACAATTGGTCTTTTTCAAGCATTAACTCAATCTGGAATTCATGTCCCAAGCGATGATTATGAAACTTATATTTTTGATAACATATTTGCTGATATTGGAGAAGAGCAAAGTATTGAACAGAGTTTATCAACATTCTCATCTCATATGAAACAAATTGTTAATATTTTGAATAATGCAACTTGCGAGTCGCTCATTCTTCTTGATGAACTTGGAGCAGGAACAGATCCTGAAGAAGGAGCAAGTTTAGCACAAGCAATAACTGAATATATATATAATTTAGGTTCAATATGTGCGATAGCAACACATTATCCGAGGTTAAAAGAATATGCATATAAAACTCAAGGTGTAGAAAATTGTAGCGTTGGTTTTGATATAGAAACATTAAAGCCAACTTATAAACTTTTTATTGGAGTTCCTGGAGAAAGCCATGCTCTAACAATTGCTTCATCTCTTGGTTTAAAAGAAGAGATTATAAATAAAGCAAGAGAACTTCTTGGAGAAGAGCATATTACAAAAGAATTTATTATAAATAAAATGAAAACAGATCAAACCGCAATTGAAAAGGATAGAGAGATAATCGAAGAGGAGAAAAAGAAAATTATAAAAGAGAGAGAAGAATTAGAACTTCTTCTTCAAGAACTTGAACTTAAAAGAAAAGAGTATTCAATTTTAGCAAAAAAAGAAATGCAAAAAATACTTGAAGAAACAAAAAAGAAAATGGAGGAAATACTTGAATCTCTTCCTAAAGAGAGAAAAGAGGTTTTGGAGAAGAAAAAAGAACTTGAAAAAGAGATTGAGAAAATAAATGAAGAAATAGAGGAGGAAGAGTTAGGAAAAGAGTTTGTTCCTTTTGAAGAAATTGAGGAAGGAGATCTTGTTTTTATTGATAAATTTGGGAAACAAGGTATTGTTTTAAAAAAAGATAGTGAAGATAAAAAAGTAGTTATTCAAATTGGCACAATGAGAGTTGTTTTACCATATACCGAGATTACAAAAAAACTCAATGGAAATTTTGAAATAGATAAAGAGAAAAAAGAGGGAGAAGTGTTAATATCCCAAGGAGAAATGCCACCTATGAAGATTGAACTTCATGGAAAAACAGTTGATGAAGCTTTATCAAAACTTGATAAATATCTTGATAGTGTTGCACTTACATCTTACCCATTTATTTATATTTATCATGGAGTTGGATCAGGAATATTAAAAAGAGCAATTCATGAATTTTTAAAAAATCATCCTCATGTAGAAAGATTTACACTTGACCCTGAAAATGTTGGCGTTACAATTGTATTTCTCAAATAG
- a CDS encoding radical SAM protein, with product MIKIEEIKIKKSLQKSKISEYCINPYLGCLNGCLYCYASFIMQKWHHKDESWDNFVDVRLNIVENLKKEIRNKDNIEIYISSMTDPYQSVEEKYKLTREILKVFLNEENSLFDKKFGITIQTKKDLVLRDLDIIKNLKDVTVGFTITILDEKFRRIFEKGSSETYKRLSALEILNKNNIKTYAFFGPILPKISDSYESIYKIVKSINETGTREIYFDKLSYFKYMKKLKNIAYKLGLYNNFLKSDQEDYLIELRLKIKSVLKEFKNINSKILF from the coding sequence ATGATTAAAATTGAGGAGATAAAAATTAAAAAATCCCTTCAAAAATCTAAAATTTCTGAATATTGTATAAATCCATATCTTGGATGCCTAAATGGTTGTCTTTATTGTTATGCCTCTTTTATAATGCAAAAATGGCATCATAAGGATGAATCTTGGGATAATTTTGTTGATGTTAGGTTAAATATAGTAGAAAATTTAAAGAAAGAGATTAGAAATAAAGATAATATAGAAATCTATATTTCATCAATGACAGATCCATATCAATCTGTTGAAGAAAAATATAAATTAACAAGAGAAATTTTGAAAGTTTTTTTAAATGAAGAAAATTCACTTTTTGATAAAAAGTTTGGGATTACGATTCAAACAAAAAAAGACCTTGTTTTAAGAGATCTTGATATAATTAAAAATTTGAAAGATGTTACTGTAGGTTTCACTATAACTATATTAGATGAAAAATTTAGAAGAATTTTTGAAAAAGGATCCTCAGAAACATATAAGAGATTAAGTGCGCTTGAAATTTTAAATAAAAATAACATAAAAACATATGCATTTTTTGGACCAATTTTGCCAAAAATATCTGATAGTTATGAAAGTATATATAAAATCGTTAAATCTATAAATGAAACTGGAACAAGAGAGATATATTTTGACAAATTGAGTTATTTTAAATATATGAAAAAATTAAAAAATATAGCATATAAACTTGGTTTATATAATAATTTCTTGAAAAGTGATCAAGAAGATTATTTAATTGAATTAAGGCTTAAAATTAAAAGTGTTTTAAAAGAGTTCAAAAACATTAATTCCAAAATTCTTTTTTAA
- a CDS encoding DUF72 domain-containing protein: protein MEIFVGTSGWMYSWNEKGNFDWYIENSGLNSVELNASFYRFPFENQIKSWAKKGTSLRWSIKVHRLITHKFKLNEEAKESFKKFLELFKPMDNLIDFYLFQLPPSFGPENYEKILKFFEGFDKERIVIEFRNKKWFDMELEDFGNKNSLLISSIDSPDFQKMIFNIKERIYLRFHGREAWYQYEYCKDELKEIGDIIKNKNPKKVYAYFNNDHSMLKNAKLFFEILKE from the coding sequence ATGGAAATTTTTGTTGGAACATCAGGATGGATGTATTCATGGAATGAAAAGGGAAATTTTGATTGGTATATTGAAAATAGTGGTTTAAATAGTGTTGAACTAAACGCATCTTTTTATAGATTTCCTTTTGAAAATCAAATAAAAAGTTGGGCAAAAAAAGGTACCTCTTTAAGATGGAGTATAAAGGTTCATAGATTAATTACTCATAAATTTAAATTAAATGAAGAGGCAAAAGAGAGTTTCAAAAAATTTCTTGAACTTTTTAAACCAATGGATAATTTAATCGATTTTTATCTTTTCCAACTTCCACCTTCATTTGGTCCTGAAAATTATGAAAAAATTTTAAAATTTTTTGAAGGTTTTGATAAAGAAAGGATTGTTATTGAATTTAGGAATAAAAAATGGTTTGATATGGAACTTGAAGATTTTGGAAATAAAAATTCTTTACTTATATCTTCTATTGATTCACCAGATTTCCAAAAAATGATTTTTAATATAAAAGAAAGGATATATTTAAGATTTCATGGAAGAGAGGCTTGGTATCAGTATGAATATTGTAAAGATGAGTTAAAAGAGATTGGAGATATTATTAAAAACAAGAACCCTAAAAAGGTTTACGCTTATTTCAATAACGACCACTCAATGCTTAAAAATGCTAAACTATTTTTTGAAATTTTAAAAGAATGA
- a CDS encoding DUF438 domain-containing protein, translated as MSEFYKGFYERKEILKDIIRRIHKGEDPEKVKSEFSELLKEVQPDEIAKIEEELIREGMDRNEIQKLCEVHLLIFKESLNKKEEIDKGNPINILMKEHELMLKMGDELTKLFNLVKDELSFKENEGKISEIIKNFKDSESHYLREENALFPTLEKYGVVEPPKIMWMEHDKIREIKKSLFESYEKLKENFKNDVLIKIKSISLELFNFINSHFFKENNILFPTANKLFKKEDFLKVKKDFDEIGYPTFLPDEFKEKISIEIKEEKAAGGEIELPTGSFSLDELESILNTLPVDITFVDKNDKVKYFSMTKDRIFVRTKAVLGRSVQNCHPQKSVHIVNKILEEFKKGTRDSAEFWINLNGRLIYIRYFAVRKNGEYLGTIEVTQDITDIKKIEGEKRLLDWE; from the coding sequence ATGAGTGAGTTTTATAAAGGTTTTTATGAGAGAAAAGAGATTTTGAAAGATATTATAAGAAGAATACATAAAGGAGAAGATCCTGAAAAGGTAAAAAGTGAATTTAGTGAGTTACTTAAAGAGGTACAACCTGATGAAATCGCAAAAATTGAAGAGGAGTTAATTAGAGAGGGAATGGATAGGAATGAAATTCAAAAACTTTGTGAAGTCCATCTTCTTATTTTTAAAGAGAGTTTAAACAAAAAAGAGGAGATAGATAAAGGTAATCCAATTAATATTTTAATGAAAGAACATGAATTAATGTTAAAAATGGGAGATGAATTGACCAAATTATTCAATTTAGTCAAAGATGAATTAAGTTTTAAAGAAAATGAAGGGAAAATCAGTGAGATAATTAAAAATTTTAAAGATTCAGAGAGTCACTATTTAAGAGAAGAAAATGCTCTTTTTCCAACACTTGAAAAATATGGTGTTGTTGAACCACCAAAAATTATGTGGATGGAACATGACAAAATAAGAGAGATAAAAAAGAGTTTATTTGAAAGTTATGAAAAATTAAAAGAAAACTTCAAGAACGATGTTTTGATTAAAATAAAATCAATTTCTTTAGAACTTTTTAACTTTATAAATTCTCACTTTTTCAAAGAAAACAACATACTATTTCCAACAGCAAATAAACTTTTTAAAAAAGAAGACTTTTTGAAAGTAAAAAAGGATTTTGACGAAATTGGATATCCAACATTTTTACCAGATGAATTTAAAGAAAAAATTTCAATTGAGATAAAAGAAGAAAAAGCGGCTGGTGGGGAAATTGAACTTCCAACTGGATCATTTAGTTTAGATGAACTTGAGTCAATTTTAAACACTCTTCCGGTAGATATAACTTTTGTTGATAAAAATGATAAAGTTAAATATTTTAGTATGACAAAAGATAGAATTTTTGTTAGAACTAAAGCAGTTTTAGGAAGGAGCGTCCAAAATTGTCATCCACAAAAAAGTGTTCATATTGTAAATAAAATACTCGAGGAATTTAAAAAAGGAACAAGAGACTCAGCAGAATTTTGGATAAATTTAAATGGAAGATTAATATATATAAGATATTTTGCTGTAAGAAAAAATGGTGAATATTTAGGAACAATTGAAGTAACTCAAGATATAACAGATATAAAGAAAATTGAAGGTGAAAAGCGCCTTTTAGATTGGGAATAA
- a CDS encoding lysophospholipase, which translates to MEKFFDFKGYKIFYHSNGVGEKGKIFIVHGLGEHIGRYERIEKILVENGYMVEGVDLIGHGKSSGKRGDIPNFETLFEIFDEAIKFNKIEPTFLLGHSLGGLIGMRFLQEREGLFKKAVISSGVFNIDLNELPKGLISLAKFLYKIYPKFTFSNRINPEDLSRNDEEVKKYIQDPLVHNRISVRLFFEIYKNTKLALEKETKTPILILYGKYDKVVPPISSKLLYDSIKGEKTIKEYPMKHELFNDPEGDIVINDILEFLKS; encoded by the coding sequence ATGGAGAAATTTTTTGATTTTAAAGGCTACAAAATTTTTTACCATTCAAATGGAGTTGGAGAGAAAGGGAAAATTTTTATTGTTCATGGATTAGGAGAGCACATTGGAAGATATGAAAGAATAGAAAAAATTTTAGTTGAAAATGGGTATATGGTAGAAGGTGTTGATTTAATTGGACATGGGAAAAGTAGTGGCAAGAGAGGAGATATTCCTAATTTTGAAACTCTTTTTGAAATTTTTGATGAAGCCATAAAATTTAATAAGATTGAACCCACCTTTCTTTTAGGACATAGTTTAGGTGGTTTAATTGGAATGAGATTTCTACAAGAAAGAGAGGGTTTATTTAAAAAGGCAGTTATATCAAGTGGAGTTTTTAATATAGATTTAAATGAACTTCCAAAAGGATTAATAAGTCTTGCAAAATTTCTCTACAAAATTTATCCAAAATTTACATTTTCAAATAGAATAAACCCAGAGGATCTTTCAAGAAATGATGAAGAGGTAAAAAAATACATCCAAGACCCTCTCGTACACAATAGAATTTCAGTAAGACTATTTTTTGAAATTTATAAAAATACAAAATTAGCATTAGAAAAAGAAACAAAAACACCAATTCTTATTCTTTATGGAAAATATGATAAAGTCGTTCCACCGATTTCTTCAAAACTTCTATATGATTCAATTAAAGGAGAAAAGACAATAAAAGAGTATCCAATGAAACATGAACTTTTTAATGATCCAGAGGGTGATATTGTTATAAATGATATTTTAGAATTTTTGAAATCTTAA